A genomic stretch from Bosea sp. F3-2 includes:
- a CDS encoding acyl-CoA dehydrogenase family protein, which translates to MSQAVETHADIRDAVAKLCADFPGEYWRRLDREMAYPAEFVTALTESGFLSALIPEEYGGAGLPLSAAAVIMEEIQRQGCNGAACHAQMYVMGTVLRHGTEDQKQRYLPKIASGELRLQAFGVTEPTSGTDTTALRTTARREGDHYVVNGQKIWTSRAAQSDLMLLLARTTPRDQVAKRTDGLSVFILDMREALKDGLTIRPIRTMMNHATTEVFFDNVKVPAANLVGEEGKGFRYILSGMNAERILIASECIGDAKWFIDKASNYAKERHVFGRPIGQNQGIQFPIAKAYANMRAAELMVREAIRLYEAGANPGAEANMAKMLAADASFEAANACVQTHGGFGFAEEYDVERKFRETRLYQVAPISTNLILSYLAEHVLGMPRSY; encoded by the coding sequence ATGAGCCAAGCCGTCGAAACCCATGCCGACATCCGCGATGCGGTCGCGAAGCTCTGCGCGGATTTCCCAGGCGAATACTGGCGCAGGCTCGATCGCGAGATGGCCTATCCGGCCGAATTCGTGACGGCGCTGACGGAAAGCGGCTTTCTCTCGGCGCTGATCCCCGAGGAATATGGCGGCGCCGGCCTGCCGCTCTCGGCGGCGGCGGTGATCATGGAGGAGATCCAGCGCCAGGGCTGCAACGGTGCCGCCTGCCACGCCCAGATGTATGTGATGGGCACGGTGCTCCGTCACGGCACCGAGGACCAGAAGCAGCGCTATCTGCCGAAGATCGCCTCAGGCGAGCTCAGGCTCCAGGCCTTCGGCGTCACCGAGCCGACCAGCGGCACCGACACCACAGCCCTGCGCACCACAGCCCGGCGCGAGGGCGACCACTATGTCGTCAACGGCCAGAAGATCTGGACGAGCCGCGCGGCGCAATCCGACCTGATGCTGCTGCTCGCCCGCACCACGCCACGCGACCAGGTCGCCAAGCGCACCGACGGGCTCTCGGTCTTCATCCTCGACATGCGCGAGGCGCTGAAGGACGGCCTGACCATCCGGCCGATCCGCACGATGATGAACCACGCCACCACCGAGGTCTTCTTCGACAATGTGAAGGTGCCGGCGGCAAACCTTGTCGGCGAGGAGGGCAAGGGCTTCCGCTACATCCTCTCCGGCATGAATGCCGAGCGCATCCTGATCGCGTCCGAGTGCATCGGAGACGCAAAGTGGTTCATCGACAAGGCCTCGAACTACGCCAAGGAACGCCACGTCTTCGGCCGGCCGATCGGCCAGAACCAGGGCATTCAGTTCCCGATCGCCAAGGCCTACGCCAATATGCGCGCGGCCGAGCTGATGGTGCGCGAGGCAATCCGACTCTACGAGGCCGGCGCCAATCCCGGCGCCGAGGCCAACATGGCCAAGATGCTGGCGGCGGATGCTTCCTTCGAAGCGGCCAATGCTTGTGTGCAAACGCATGGCGGCTTCGGCTTCGCCGAAGAATACGACGTCGAGCGCAAGTTCCGCGAGACGCGGCTCTATCAGGTCGCGCCCATCTCCACGAACCTGATCCTGTCCTACCTCGCCGAGCACGTCCTCGGCATGCCGCGCTCCTACTGA